The following proteins come from a genomic window of Candidatus Saccharibacteria bacterium oral taxon 488:
- a CDS encoding type II/IV secretion system protein — protein sequence MRISDSSIEKILRQGEVISESQLAELKMEAERTHHSLQTIILEHKILSEVQLGQKIGEYINVPFVTIEPKDIPDDVLKRIPEHIARQYNVVLFAADDNGVLSLAMEDPDDVQALNFIQKEIGYNIKVFLATKNNILDCLENYRGNITDELDEVVSIQSGAESDSQNVSEEEISENSPIAQTVNLLLEYAIKSGASDIHIEPREDFVQVRYRIDGVLKEVNKLPRNVQGALVSRIKILSNLKIDERRVPQDGRFKIKVSGKQYALRVSTLPIADGEKIVMRILDESNQAVALDSLGYWGLSLSTLKDAMAQPNGMILVTGPTGSGKSTSLFSVLSELNTPDVNISTIEDPVEYKIPGVNQTQTNSKAGMTFASGLRALLRQDPNIIMVGEIRDGETANLGVQAALTGHLVFSTLHTNNAATCLPRLLDMGIEPFLIASTVKAVIGQRLVRRLCMHCRQQYVPDAGELAYIVQMFNLKQGSMQRLHALEQQAAADKIGSNTPLGSTDVTIQYLWRPNPEGCDECGHNGFKGRVGIYEVLGISIPIQKMITANATSNEIQQQAITEGMVTMQTDGFVKSLRGVTTLEEVLRATREQ from the coding sequence ATGCGCATTTCTGACAGTAGTATTGAGAAGATTTTGCGCCAGGGTGAGGTAATTTCTGAGTCACAGCTGGCCGAGTTAAAGATGGAGGCGGAACGTACGCACCATTCATTGCAGACGATTATCTTGGAGCACAAAATCCTGAGCGAGGTACAGCTCGGGCAAAAGATTGGTGAATATATCAATGTGCCGTTTGTGACCATTGAGCCAAAGGATATCCCTGATGACGTCCTCAAACGGATCCCCGAGCACATCGCCCGTCAGTACAATGTCGTATTGTTTGCAGCTGATGATAACGGCGTCTTGAGTCTGGCGATGGAAGATCCCGACGATGTGCAGGCGCTGAACTTCATCCAGAAAGAGATTGGCTACAACATCAAGGTGTTCCTGGCGACAAAAAACAATATCCTTGACTGCCTGGAAAATTATCGCGGTAATATCACTGATGAGCTAGACGAGGTGGTGTCAATCCAGAGTGGTGCTGAATCAGACTCACAAAACGTCTCTGAGGAGGAGATTTCTGAGAATTCGCCGATCGCCCAGACGGTTAACTTGCTGCTGGAATATGCTATCAAGTCGGGTGCTTCAGACATCCACATTGAGCCGCGCGAGGATTTTGTCCAAGTGCGTTACCGAATTGATGGTGTGCTCAAGGAAGTAAATAAGTTGCCGCGCAATGTCCAAGGTGCGCTGGTTAGTCGTATCAAGATTTTGTCAAATCTAAAAATTGATGAACGCCGCGTGCCGCAAGATGGCCGCTTTAAGATCAAGGTTTCTGGTAAGCAATACGCGCTGCGTGTGTCGACGCTGCCGATCGCCGATGGCGAGAAAATCGTCATGCGTATTTTGGACGAGTCCAACCAGGCGGTTGCCCTCGATAGCCTCGGCTACTGGGGGTTGTCACTGAGTACGCTTAAGGACGCCATGGCGCAACCAAATGGTATGATCCTGGTGACCGGGCCAACTGGTTCGGGAAAGTCGACTAGCCTGTTTAGTGTGCTGTCAGAACTTAATACGCCAGATGTAAATATCTCGACCATTGAAGATCCGGTTGAATACAAGATTCCCGGGGTCAACCAGACCCAGACTAATTCGAAAGCCGGTATGACCTTCGCTTCGGGACTGCGCGCGCTGCTGCGTCAAGACCCGAACATTATCATGGTTGGTGAGATCCGCGACGGCGAGACCGCCAACCTCGGTGTGCAGGCAGCGCTGACCGGGCACTTGGTGTTCTCGACCCTCCACACCAATAACGCAGCGACCTGTCTGCCGCGTCTATTGGACATGGGAATTGAACCGTTCTTGATCGCTTCGACGGTCAAGGCGGTGATCGGCCAGCGCCTGGTGCGACGGCTATGTATGCACTGCCGTCAGCAGTATGTGCCAGATGCTGGGGAGCTGGCCTACATCGTTCAGATGTTTAATCTCAAACAGGGTTCGATGCAGCGACTACACGCATTGGAGCAGCAGGCGGCGGCTGACAAGATTGGTAGCAATACGCCGCTCGGTTCGACCGACGTGACGATTCAATATTTATGGCGACCAAATCCTGAGGGCTGTGATGAGTGCGGCCATAACGGCTTCAAGGGGCGCGTCGGTATCTACGAGGTTCTCGGTATTTCGATTCCGATCCAAAAGATGATCACCGCCAATGCCACTAGTAATGAGATTCAGCAACAGGCGATTACCGAGGGAATGGTGACAATGCAGACGGATGGTTTTGTCAAGTCGCTGCGTGGCGTGACAACGCTAGAGGAAGTTTTGAGAGCAACAAGGGAGCAATAA
- a CDS encoding NUDIX hydrolase, translated as MYDRHEVSVKVALYNSDGKRVLLMYYPHDDGFGLPGGHIDAGETPDVALERELREELGITIDATPADFYVRDPHDTTAKNHKIILGYTATVDGNIELPDRACDGGEERPIWLARAEIETTDKLAPGYRDFVLKWWPQGL; from the coding sequence ATGTATGATCGACATGAAGTCAGTGTAAAAGTGGCGCTGTATAACAGTGATGGCAAGCGTGTGCTACTGATGTATTATCCGCACGATGATGGTTTTGGCTTGCCTGGCGGGCATATTGACGCTGGCGAAACGCCTGACGTGGCACTAGAGCGAGAGCTGCGCGAGGAGCTGGGTATAACAATTGACGCCACTCCAGCTGACTTTTATGTACGCGATCCGCATGATACCACTGCTAAAAACCATAAAATTATTCTTGGCTATACAGCCACGGTTGACGGTAATATTGAGTTACCGGACCGGGCCTGTGATGGCGGCGAGGAGCGCCCGATTTGGCTTGCTCGAGCGGAGATTGAAACTACTGACAAGCTCGCGCCAGGTTATCGGGACTTTGTGCTGAAGTGGTGGCCACAAGGACTATAA
- a CDS encoding mechanosensitive ion channel family protein, whose translation MMDTLIKQLLNSSRFDEWMTEHGLGWLVSERMVETVSIVIGAVIVYYLGRIFITWAIRYAIHSTAKHRSWHRKDIEKRENTLTQLIRSFWRITIIAYIAAMVASKLFYFDLSPLFASAGIIGVALGFGAQSLVKDFLAGIFIIAENQYRVGDIVDVMGASGTVERVGTRSTVLRDADGNVHYLPNGTIQHVINKTMGYSMSRFTLQLDPSTDISRAADIINETGQQLSKEKSWDKKIIEPPKFVSVGDITGRSVELIVAGKVQPSDQWAVTSEMRRRLLKEFEKQEIELAVIPTAITHKK comes from the coding sequence ATGATGGATACGCTTATCAAACAACTGTTAAATTCGTCGCGCTTTGATGAATGGATGACCGAGCATGGACTAGGCTGGCTGGTAAGCGAGCGGATGGTTGAAACGGTCAGTATCGTCATTGGCGCGGTTATCGTTTATTATCTTGGCCGCATCTTCATTACTTGGGCAATTCGCTACGCGATCCACTCCACCGCCAAGCACCGCTCGTGGCACCGCAAAGATATTGAAAAGCGCGAAAATACGCTGACGCAGCTGATTCGTAGTTTTTGGCGCATCACCATCATTGCCTATATCGCCGCCATGGTCGCCAGCAAGTTATTCTACTTTGACTTGTCACCACTGTTTGCCAGCGCCGGCATCATCGGCGTGGCGCTCGGGTTCGGTGCGCAGTCACTTGTCAAAGATTTTCTGGCCGGCATCTTTATCATCGCTGAAAATCAATATCGCGTCGGCGACATCGTTGACGTCATGGGTGCGAGCGGCACTGTCGAGCGCGTCGGTACCAGGTCAACCGTGCTCCGCGATGCTGACGGTAATGTGCACTACTTACCAAATGGCACCATCCAGCATGTCATCAACAAAACGATGGGGTATAGTATGTCGCGCTTTACCTTGCAGCTCGATCCAAGCACCGACATTAGCCGCGCCGCTGATATCATCAACGAGACCGGTCAGCAATTGAGCAAGGAAAAATCTTGGGACAAGAAAATTATTGAACCGCCAAAATTTGTCTCCGTCGGCGATATCACCGGCCGCTCGGTCGAATTGATCGTTGCTGGTAAGGTCCAGCCATCCGATCAATGGGCGGTTACCTCAGAGATGCGCCGCCGGCTCCTCAAAGAATTTGAAAAACAAGAGATTGAGCTAGCTGTTATCCCAACAGCGATAACGCATAAAAAGTAA
- a CDS encoding NUDIX hydrolase: MIDQFIPEHHIQKHILGVLMHMKYARFRDMRPPKVDTNLYTYHLNILKKRGFVIKTDDGYCLGREGLSYVDRVSIKSLKIRTQPKIITMIVIQNTNGDVLLQRRTKQPHIDTWTLPYGKLHIDDESVLAAAQREAREKLAVDKLPLTHAGDCYIRVLVGKEILSSTLAHVFYGETDEVVAGRELVWARPHRLADYDLAPAVEQIVARTFFHDPFFFEEFVAELNEVIERRDYDN, from the coding sequence ATGATTGACCAATTTATCCCCGAACATCACATCCAGAAGCATATCCTTGGCGTGTTGATGCATATGAAATATGCACGGTTTCGGGATATGCGGCCGCCAAAAGTGGATACTAATCTCTATACCTACCACTTAAATATATTGAAGAAGCGAGGATTCGTCATCAAGACGGATGATGGATACTGCCTCGGGCGGGAAGGGTTGTCGTATGTTGATAGAGTGAGTATTAAATCACTCAAAATTCGTACTCAACCAAAAATTATTACTATGATTGTCATCCAAAATACCAATGGCGATGTGCTACTCCAGCGACGCACTAAGCAGCCACATATCGACACCTGGACGCTACCATATGGCAAGTTACATATTGATGACGAGTCGGTCTTGGCCGCCGCTCAGCGGGAGGCGCGCGAGAAATTGGCGGTGGATAAGCTGCCGCTGACACACGCGGGTGATTGCTATATTCGTGTCCTTGTGGGGAAGGAAATATTATCATCAACGTTGGCGCACGTGTTTTATGGTGAGACTGATGAAGTCGTGGCGGGCAGAGAATTGGTGTGGGCCCGTCCGCATCGATTGGCGGATTATGACTTAGCGCCAGCGGTTGAGCAAATCGTAGCACGGACGTTCTTTCACGACCCGTTCTTTTTTGAGGAATTTGTGGCAGAATTAAATGAGGTAATTGAAAGGAGAGACTATGACAATTGA
- a CDS encoding pilus assembly protein PilM translates to MANIFYKSKPIIGLDINKAGVRVMSVDMARMTVHGYGAIELDPAKDESDDRAEYLCGKINQMFEKNIVGRLGSNRVVLGLPTTKTYARTFALPIKQENKIEEAVNLEVEQYVPMPLDSLYVDHQIIKRGKENLSVLMCAVPQKIVDEQLAIVESCGIEVAMIEPSINAVARLLERTKEGSLPTVIVDIGPATADIAILDAAIRVTGGLNIGGNTLTLDIAKKMNVPLETAHQFKVLNGLNTGPRQEKITEALKPSLQRIIGEIQKVIRYYTDRFPDESRLEQVLIVGSGSSVPGLGEYFTGELTLPARVASPWQSLNFNNLAPPAKQLRPRFMTAAGLSLVRAEEIWHD, encoded by the coding sequence GTGGCAAATATTTTCTACAAGTCAAAGCCGATCATCGGGCTTGATATTAACAAGGCCGGCGTTCGGGTAATGTCAGTCGACATGGCACGGATGACGGTGCACGGATACGGCGCAATTGAGCTGGATCCGGCGAAGGACGAGAGCGATGACCGGGCAGAGTATCTCTGCGGCAAGATCAATCAAATGTTTGAAAAAAATATTGTCGGACGGCTCGGCAGTAACCGCGTGGTGCTGGGATTGCCAACGACCAAGACGTATGCGCGCACCTTTGCGCTGCCGATCAAGCAGGAAAATAAGATTGAAGAGGCGGTGAATCTCGAGGTTGAACAGTATGTGCCGATGCCGCTCGATTCGCTTTATGTTGATCATCAGATTATCAAGCGCGGCAAAGAGAACTTATCAGTCTTGATGTGCGCGGTGCCGCAAAAGATTGTTGACGAGCAGCTGGCAATTGTTGAATCGTGCGGTATTGAGGTGGCGATGATTGAGCCGAGCATCAATGCGGTGGCGCGACTGCTTGAGCGAACCAAAGAGGGGTCGCTACCGACAGTCATCGTTGACATCGGTCCGGCGACGGCCGATATCGCTATTCTTGATGCGGCAATTCGCGTGACCGGTGGTCTAAATATTGGTGGCAATACCCTGACACTTGATATCGCGAAAAAAATGAACGTACCACTTGAGACAGCGCACCAATTCAAGGTGCTTAACGGCCTCAACACTGGCCCGCGCCAAGAAAAAATTACCGAGGCACTAAAGCCGAGCCTGCAGCGGATCATCGGTGAAATCCAGAAAGTTATTCGCTACTACACCGATCGCTTCCCGGATGAATCGCGCCTTGAACAGGTGCTAATCGTTGGTAGCGGCAGTAGCGTGCCGGGGCTTGGTGAGTACTTTACGGGCGAGCTGACCTTACCAGCACGAGTGGCCAGTCCGTGGCAGTCGCTGAACTTTAATAATTTAGCACCGCCGGCCAAACAGCTACGACCGCGGTTCATGACGGCAGCTGGTTTGTCGCTAGTGCGAGCGGAGGAGATTTGGCATGATTAA
- a CDS encoding type II secretion system F family protein → MTKFKYIATKNNNQPINGELEASSRASAIQLIQAQGMRLVDLKEAGDEKKGFRFGGGKKSVPTEELVSFTRQLSTMVSAGVPILRSLNSMAQHAESPHFREILNAVSKEIEGGTSFADALSKHPEAFSDVYVNMVRAGETGGILDDILKRLALQQEKNSSMKKKIKSAMTYPMVLIVITIGAFFGLMIFVLPMIGKTIKDLAGEDAELPALTQILMSISQFMVSFWYIIFPLLFGGVYALLRYIKSPGGKVKFHHFVLKAPIISKIIRKVAVARFTRTFSALIGAGVSVLEALEVTARAVGNTVYQESLLDAAKRIKNGEVLSRIINEREDLYPPIVGQMLAVGEETGQTDKVLVKVADFYEEEVDAAISGLSSTIEPVMIVFMGGMVGLIAAAVMMPITGLANQIKG, encoded by the coding sequence ATGACAAAATTTAAATATATCGCAACTAAAAATAACAATCAGCCGATCAATGGCGAGCTAGAAGCCAGCAGTCGCGCCAGTGCTATCCAGCTCATTCAAGCTCAGGGTATGAGGTTGGTCGACCTCAAGGAGGCTGGTGACGAGAAGAAAGGTTTTCGTTTTGGGGGTGGCAAAAAATCAGTACCGACCGAGGAGCTAGTTAGCTTTACCAGGCAACTTAGCACCATGGTGTCTGCCGGTGTGCCGATTCTCAGGTCGCTCAACTCAATGGCCCAGCATGCCGAGAGTCCGCATTTTCGTGAGATTTTGAATGCAGTATCCAAGGAGATTGAGGGCGGTACCTCGTTCGCTGATGCGCTGAGTAAGCACCCCGAGGCCTTCAGCGATGTGTATGTGAACATGGTGCGGGCTGGTGAAACGGGTGGTATTTTGGACGATATTTTGAAGCGCCTGGCTCTGCAGCAGGAAAAGAACTCATCAATGAAAAAGAAGATCAAGAGCGCCATGACCTATCCGATGGTGCTGATCGTCATCACTATCGGGGCGTTCTTTGGCCTGATGATTTTTGTCTTGCCAATGATCGGCAAGACGATTAAGGATCTGGCGGGCGAGGACGCAGAGCTGCCGGCGCTGACGCAGATACTGATGAGTATCAGCCAGTTTATGGTGAGTTTTTGGTATATTATTTTCCCGTTATTATTTGGCGGTGTGTATGCGCTGCTTCGCTATATCAAGTCGCCAGGAGGCAAGGTTAAGTTCCATCATTTCGTCCTGAAAGCGCCGATCATCAGTAAGATTATTCGCAAGGTGGCGGTGGCACGTTTTACCCGTACCTTCTCGGCGCTGATCGGTGCGGGTGTGTCGGTATTAGAGGCATTGGAAGTGACGGCCCGGGCAGTCGGTAACACGGTGTACCAAGAGTCGCTGCTTGATGCTGCCAAGCGCATTAAGAATGGCGAGGTTTTGTCGCGGATTATCAATGAGCGCGAAGATCTCTATCCACCAATCGTTGGCCAAATGCTGGCGGTCGGTGAAGAGACGGGCCAGACGGATAAGGTACTGGTCAAGGTGGCGGATTTTTATGAGGAAGAAGTCGATGCGGCGATTAGCGGTTTGAGCTCGACGATTGAGCCGGTAATGATCGTCTTTATGGGCGGTATGGTCGGCTTGATCGCGGCGGCGGTGATGATGCCGATTACTGGATTAGCAAATCAAATTAAGGGATAG
- a CDS encoding A/G-specific adenine glycosylase, protein MNTDDFRELIHQKGRELYRLMPWRDQPTLYYVLVSELMLQQTQVARVLTKFGEFTTAFPDIESLATAELTEVLRAWQGLGYNRRARYLHQTARAIAAGAPAATLNDLVELPGIGVNTAGAIMNYAYQVPTPFIETNIRTVYLNHFFADQTAVADRDILPVVERTMDRAQPRQWFWALMDYGSELKAQGKGKLSASRHYTKQSQFTGSLRQIRGEILRRYVGGQPLAEITAELQDDPRFAAALDGLRWDGLISR, encoded by the coding sequence ATGAATACTGATGATTTCCGGGAGTTGATCCACCAAAAAGGTCGTGAACTGTACCGACTAATGCCGTGGCGTGATCAGCCAACGCTCTACTATGTGCTGGTGAGTGAATTGATGTTGCAACAAACCCAGGTTGCTCGCGTATTGACGAAGTTCGGAGAGTTTACCACTGCGTTTCCAGACATTGAGTCACTGGCAACCGCCGAGTTGACTGAGGTACTACGTGCGTGGCAGGGGCTGGGCTATAACCGCCGCGCTCGATACCTCCACCAAACAGCGCGAGCCATCGCCGCTGGCGCTCCGGCGGCCACACTAAATGACCTCGTTGAACTACCAGGTATTGGCGTCAATACCGCTGGTGCCATCATGAACTACGCATACCAAGTGCCAACGCCGTTCATCGAAACCAATATTCGCACGGTCTATCTCAATCATTTCTTTGCCGATCAGACAGCGGTAGCGGATCGCGACATACTGCCCGTCGTTGAGCGAACGATGGACCGCGCCCAGCCGCGCCAGTGGTTTTGGGCGCTGATGGATTATGGCAGTGAGCTGAAGGCTCAGGGCAAGGGTAAATTGTCCGCTAGTCGCCACTACACCAAACAATCGCAATTCACCGGCAGTCTCCGCCAGATACGGGGCGAGATTTTGCGTCGGTATGTTGGTGGGCAGCCACTCGCTGAAATCACTGCTGAGTTGCAGGACGATCCACGATTTGCGGCGGCACTGGATGGCTTGCGGTGGGACGGCCTCATTAGCCGATGA
- the trmB gene encoding tRNA (guanosine(46)-N7)-methyltransferase TrmB, which translates to MKSMSFVDPNQFVITRRRKKYKFALFNNSPLCFECDEWRPRPIDVLEVGAGTGLFSVELAARHPEQRFLAVDVKADRLQKGAREAERRGLTNIWFVRARADQLGELCEAGSLSQLWITFPDPFPRRRSSGRRLTHPHFLTQYAKLLNEGGELLLKHDDHDFFCWSLEQLVMAGWQLRELTFDLHESERLDEESDARIMTTYEQRWVGEGKVIGFVRAVDHRINESQSEPSSPQALVGCC; encoded by the coding sequence ATGAAAAGTATGAGTTTTGTCGATCCAAATCAATTCGTCATCACCCGGCGACGCAAGAAGTATAAATTTGCATTGTTTAACAATTCGCCGCTTTGTTTTGAGTGTGATGAGTGGAGACCACGGCCAATTGACGTGCTGGAGGTCGGTGCGGGAACGGGACTGTTTAGTGTCGAGCTAGCGGCGCGCCATCCCGAGCAGCGGTTTCTGGCGGTTGATGTCAAGGCCGATCGATTGCAAAAAGGGGCACGTGAGGCCGAGCGGCGTGGCCTCACGAACATCTGGTTTGTGCGGGCACGGGCGGATCAGCTGGGTGAGTTGTGCGAGGCTGGATCGCTCAGCCAGCTGTGGATTACCTTTCCTGATCCGTTTCCACGCCGGCGTTCTAGCGGTCGACGCTTGACGCATCCACATTTTCTAACACAGTACGCAAAGTTGCTTAATGAGGGCGGTGAGCTACTACTCAAGCACGATGATCACGACTTTTTCTGTTGGAGCTTGGAGCAGCTGGTGATGGCTGGCTGGCAGCTTCGGGAGCTAACGTTTGATCTGCACGAATCGGAGCGACTTGATGAGGAGAGCGATGCCCGAATCATGACAACCTACGAGCAGCGGTGGGTTGGCGAGGGGAAGGTGATTGGGTTTGTGCGAGCAGTCGACCATCGGATTAATGAAAGCCAAAGTGAGCCCTCATCCCCTCAAGCATTGGTTGGTTGCTGTTGA